Proteins encoded within one genomic window of Dehalococcoidia bacterium:
- a CDS encoding nitronate monooxygenase, with amino-acid sequence MATRFTELVGCSAPIQQAPMGGVSSDELCAAVSEAGGLGMISGAGMSAELLQAKLDHVRSLTAKPIGVNFLIPVLDRECLRLASRSVRVVDFFWGEPDPQLVAFAHEGGALVSWQVGTVAEAIAAERAGCDVVIAQGVEAGGHIWGTLGLLPLLSQVLDEVSVPVLAAGGIGSARSLAAVLAAGAAGARCGTRFAAAAESAAHPTYVEALIRARAEDAVRTDLFHVGCPLCPSTHGVLKSAIEAAESLASDVVGEMEMQGRTFPIAKFHGVPPFRPIRGHVEAMALYAGQSVGGVHGVQTAAEIVAELLGDAGQAAAGTAAHSAIA; translated from the coding sequence ATGGCAACGCGTTTCACCGAGTTAGTCGGGTGCAGCGCACCCATTCAGCAGGCCCCCATGGGCGGGGTCTCGTCGGACGAGCTCTGTGCCGCCGTCTCTGAAGCTGGCGGGCTCGGCATGATCTCCGGCGCGGGGATGAGCGCCGAGCTGCTGCAGGCCAAGCTCGACCATGTACGGTCGTTGACGGCGAAGCCAATCGGCGTCAACTTCTTGATCCCGGTCCTCGATCGAGAATGCCTCCGTTTGGCCTCACGCTCAGTGCGCGTTGTTGACTTCTTCTGGGGTGAGCCCGATCCGCAGCTGGTGGCGTTCGCACACGAGGGCGGTGCGCTTGTCAGCTGGCAGGTGGGGACGGTGGCCGAAGCGATCGCGGCGGAACGTGCGGGCTGCGACGTCGTTATCGCCCAGGGAGTTGAGGCGGGTGGCCATATCTGGGGCACGCTGGGCCTGCTTCCGCTGCTCTCGCAGGTATTAGACGAGGTCTCCGTTCCCGTGCTGGCGGCGGGCGGCATCGGCAGCGCGCGCTCGCTTGCGGCGGTGCTGGCAGCCGGGGCGGCCGGTGCGCGCTGCGGCACACGTTTCGCCGCTGCCGCCGAGTCCGCGGCTCACCCGACCTATGTCGAAGCGCTGATCCGCGCGCGGGCCGAAGACGCGGTCCGTACGGACCTGTTCCACGTGGGCTGCCCGCTCTGTCCGTCGACGCACGGCGTGCTGAAGTCGGCCATTGAGGCGGCCGAGTCGCTCGCTTCCGACGTGGTCGGTGAGATGGAGATGCAGGGAAGAACGTTCCCGATCGCGAAGTTCCACGGCGTCCCGCCGTTTCGCCCGATCCGCGGGCACGTCGAGGCGATGGCCTTGTACGCGGGCCAGTCCGTGGGTGGCGTCCACGGGGTGCAGACGGCGGCCGAAATCGTCGCAGAGTTGTTGGGAGACGCCGGCCAAGCCGCGGCAGGCACCGCGGCCCACTCGGCCATCGCGTAA
- a CDS encoding IS3 family transposase — MRDAIERVVLAFPGYGYRRVTHALVRDGWAVNHKRVLRVMRQEALLCEVRRRFVPTTDSSHGYRRYPNLLAGLTLVRPDQAWVAEIVRTQRTKAHGLTAGAGGNDGADFHLTVRDDHAVTQ, encoded by the coding sequence CTGCGCGACGCCATCGAGCGCGTGGTGCTGGCCTTTCCGGGCTACGGCTATCGGCGAGTGACGCACGCGCTCGTGCGCGACGGCTGGGCGGTCAACCACAAGCGCGTGCTGCGCGTGATGCGGCAGGAGGCGTTGCTCTGCGAGGTGCGTCGCCGCTTCGTGCCGACGACCGATTCCAGCCATGGCTACCGCCGCTACCCGAATCTGCTCGCCGGGCTGACGCTGGTGCGTCCTGACCAGGCCTGGGTGGCGGAAATAGTCAGAACGCAAAGGACAAAAGCGCACGGCCTCACTGCTGGAGCGGGTGGGAATGACGGAGCGGATTTCCACCTCACCGTCCGCGACGATCACGCGGTCACTCAGTAG
- a CDS encoding recombinase family protein, translated as MTVRVALYARVSTLDQARAQTIDQHLDRLRAHATAQGWPVSDVHIFRDDGHSGASLNRPGLDGLRDAARRGDIDRVLITEPERLARNYVHQMIVLDELEHAGCAVEFLDRPMGTDRHDRLLLQIRSAVAEYERTLIADRLRRGRQAKYRTGILLPWTKPLYGYRFDPDHPRDPAGVRIDEAQAAVIQAIFAQYTAERVSLAGPSRQLQAQGIPIPSGGRLWSLCTLRALLRQPAYTGQVYAERFRPRPPRRRRSATHPIGRPHESLTERPPEEWIPGAAIPAIISADQFEQARGRRAQNPSFARRHNTT; from the coding sequence ATGACCGTGCGGGTGGCCCTCTATGCCCGTGTCTCGACCCTCGATCAAGCCCGTGCGCAGACGATCGATCAGCACCTGGACCGCCTGCGTGCCCACGCCACCGCTCAGGGCTGGCCCGTGAGCGACGTCCACATCTTTCGCGATGATGGACACAGCGGCGCCAGCCTGAACCGCCCCGGCCTCGACGGCCTGCGCGATGCGGCGCGGCGCGGCGACATCGACCGCGTGCTCATCACCGAACCCGAGCGCTTGGCCCGCAACTACGTCCACCAGATGATTGTGCTCGATGAGTTGGAGCACGCTGGCTGCGCGGTCGAGTTTCTGGATCGGCCGATGGGGACGGACCGGCATGACCGGCTGCTGCTCCAGATTCGCAGTGCGGTCGCCGAATACGAGCGCACGCTGATCGCCGACCGGCTGCGGCGTGGGCGGCAGGCAAAGTATCGGACCGGCATCCTGCTGCCCTGGACCAAGCCTCTGTACGGCTATCGGTTCGATCCCGACCATCCACGCGACCCAGCGGGGGTGCGCATTGACGAAGCGCAGGCAGCGGTCATCCAGGCCATCTTTGCCCAGTACACCGCGGAACGTGTCAGTTTGGCCGGGCCCTCGCGGCAGCTGCAGGCGCAGGGCATACCGATCCCGAGCGGGGGGCGCCTGTGGAGCCTGTGCACGCTGCGGGCCCTCTTGCGCCAGCCGGCCTACACCGGGCAGGTGTACGCCGAGCGCTTTCGCCCCCGACCGCCGCGCCGCCGCCGCTCGGCGACGCATCCAATCGGGCGGCCGCACGAGAGCCTGACCGAACGCCCACCGGAGGAGTGGATTCCGGGCGCGGCGATCCCGGCCATCATCAGCGCGGACCAATTCGAGCAAGCGCGAGGCCGGCGGGCGCAGAATCCGAGCTTCGCCCGCCGGCACAACACGACGTAG
- a CDS encoding DDE-type integrase/transposase/recombinase, whose protein sequence is MAFVVDVFSRFVVGWQLSQRIDTTLALAALEQALCARQPASGLLHHSDQGVQYASAAYVARLGAVGAQSSIAAAGNPYENATAERFFRTLKHEEVYLNDYRTFAGAAANLDRFLGDVYNTKRLHSALGYQPPAEFALAYAAEAAAGP, encoded by the coding sequence GTGGCGTTCGTCGTGGATGTGTTCTCCCGTTTCGTGGTCGGCTGGCAGTTGTCGCAGCGCATCGACACGACGCTCGCGCTGGCGGCGCTGGAGCAGGCGTTGTGCGCACGGCAGCCAGCGTCCGGGCTGCTTCACCACTCCGACCAGGGTGTCCAGTACGCGAGCGCCGCCTATGTGGCGCGGCTAGGGGCGGTCGGGGCACAGAGCAGCATCGCTGCGGCCGGCAATCCGTACGAGAACGCCACGGCGGAGCGGTTCTTCCGCACGCTCAAGCACGAGGAGGTGTACCTCAACGACTACCGCACGTTCGCCGGGGCCGCGGCCAACCTCGACCGCTTCCTCGGCGACGTGTACAACACCAAACGGCTGCACTCCGCGCTGGGCTATCAGCCGCCAGCGGAGTTCGCGCTGGCGTATGCCGCCGAGGCAGCGGCGGGACCGTGA
- a CDS encoding LLM class F420-dependent oxidoreductase: protein MRFGFYLPTRGPQATGAAVEALASHGEALGYHSAVVADHIIIPVSSDSTYPYTLDGKHPSEGDALEQLAEIAFVAGVTRTLRLITSVLIVPHRNPVVTAKMLATIDVLSRGRLTVGVGVGWLREEFAALGAPAFDRRGAVTDEYIHIFKALWSDGPASYKGEFYQFDGVWCLPRPLQQPHPPIWIGGHSRAALRRAARLGDGWHPVGGVPSAPLRPAELAEKVAELRGLCAAEGRDAADLTISLKAPLYDVAVTGDALDSEGHERRPLSGSAEQIAADIAAYAAAGVSELILDFRGEALGASLDRMEWFAREVMTPAGS, encoded by the coding sequence ATGCGCTTCGGCTTCTATCTTCCCACGCGCGGACCGCAGGCGACCGGGGCCGCGGTCGAGGCGCTGGCGAGTCACGGCGAGGCGCTGGGCTACCATTCGGCCGTCGTCGCCGATCACATCATCATTCCCGTCAGCTCGGACTCCACTTATCCCTACACGCTGGACGGCAAGCACCCCAGCGAAGGCGACGCATTGGAGCAGCTTGCCGAGATCGCCTTCGTCGCTGGCGTCACGCGCACGCTGCGGCTGATCACCAGCGTGCTGATCGTGCCGCACCGCAACCCGGTGGTGACCGCGAAGATGCTGGCGACGATCGACGTGCTCTCGCGCGGGCGGCTGACGGTAGGCGTCGGCGTCGGCTGGCTGCGCGAGGAGTTTGCGGCACTCGGCGCGCCCGCGTTCGATCGCCGCGGGGCGGTCACCGACGAGTACATCCATATCTTCAAGGCGCTGTGGAGCGACGGTCCCGCGTCGTACAAAGGCGAGTTCTACCAGTTCGACGGCGTATGGTGCCTGCCGCGGCCGCTGCAGCAGCCGCATCCGCCGATCTGGATCGGCGGGCACAGCCGAGCGGCGCTACGGCGGGCGGCACGGCTGGGCGACGGCTGGCACCCGGTGGGCGGTGTGCCCTCCGCGCCTCTGCGCCCGGCGGAGTTGGCGGAGAAGGTGGCCGAGCTGCGCGGCCTCTGTGCCGCCGAGGGACGGGATGCCGCCGACCTCACCATCTCGCTGAAGGCGCCGCTCTACGACGTTGCGGTGACCGGCGACGCGCTCGATAGCGAGGGCCACGAGCGGCGGCCGCTCTCGGGCAGCGCCGAGCAGATCGCGGCCGATATCGCCGCCTACGCCGCCGCGGGCGTGAGCGAGCTGATCCTGGACTTCCGCGGCGAGGCGCTCGGCGCCAGCCTGGACCGCATGGAGTGGTTCGCCCGCGAGGTGATGACGCCCGCCGGCTCGTAG
- the ltaE gene encoding low-specificity L-threonine aldolase codes for MDAIDLRSDTVSLPSPAMRAAMANADLGDDVYGEDPTINRLERRAAELLGKDAALFVASGTMSNLVALLTHCGRGDEAIVGSQAHILHYEVAGAAGLGGIQLRAVQNDARGRLDPAEVRALIRGENVHNPNTALVCLENTHNRCGGAALSAAETDAVASVAHEHGCRVHIDGARVFNAAVALGVPASTLVRGADSIGFCLSKGLSAPVGSLLCGGGAFIERARKMRKMVGGGMRQAGVLAAAGLVALEEMPERLAADHANARRLAEGLAKLPAVRLDPATIETNIVIFGLDGLGSDEFLGAIRRAGVLAGSPGPGSVRMVTHYGLGAPEIDLALERIASALPAAVPS; via the coding sequence GTGGACGCGATCGATTTGCGCAGCGACACCGTCAGCCTGCCCTCGCCGGCGATGCGCGCCGCGATGGCGAACGCCGATCTCGGCGATGACGTGTACGGTGAAGACCCGACGATCAACCGGCTCGAGCGCCGCGCCGCGGAGCTGCTGGGCAAGGACGCCGCGCTATTCGTCGCCAGCGGCACGATGAGCAACCTCGTGGCGCTGCTCACACACTGCGGTCGTGGCGACGAGGCGATCGTCGGCTCGCAGGCGCACATCCTGCACTATGAGGTCGCCGGCGCGGCGGGGCTAGGTGGCATCCAGCTGCGCGCGGTGCAGAACGACGCGCGCGGCCGTCTTGACCCGGCCGAGGTCCGCGCCCTGATCCGCGGCGAGAATGTGCACAATCCCAACACCGCGCTCGTCTGCCTGGAGAACACGCACAACCGCTGCGGCGGCGCCGCGCTCTCCGCCGCCGAGACCGACGCCGTGGCGAGCGTGGCGCACGAGCACGGCTGCCGCGTGCACATCGACGGCGCCCGCGTCTTCAACGCCGCCGTGGCGCTGGGTGTGCCCGCCTCGACGCTGGTGCGCGGCGCCGACTCGATCGGCTTCTGTCTCTCTAAAGGACTTTCGGCGCCGGTGGGCTCGCTGCTCTGCGGCGGCGGCGCCTTCATCGAGCGGGCGCGCAAGATGCGCAAGATGGTGGGCGGCGGCATGCGCCAGGCCGGCGTGCTGGCGGCGGCCGGCCTGGTGGCGCTGGAGGAGATGCCCGAGCGCCTGGCCGCGGACCACGCCAACGCCCGCCGCCTGGCCGAGGGGCTGGCAAAGCTGCCGGCCGTCCGCCTCGACCCGGCGACGATCGAGACCAACATCGTGATCTTCGGACTCGACGGCCTGGGCAGCGACGAGTTCCTGGGCGCAATTCGCCGCGCGGGCGTGCTCGCCGGCAGCCCCGGCCCGGGCAGCGTGCGCATGGTCACGCACTACGGCCTTGGCGCGCCCGAGATCGACCTGGCCCTGGAGCGGATCGCGAGCGCCTTGCCCGCCGCCGTCCCCTCGTGA
- a CDS encoding cytochrome c biogenesis protein CcdA, whose translation MSIDGLFGPFVAFLAGLLSFLSPCVLPLVPVYIAQMAGTATDGGASRRVTLTHALSFVAGFSLVFIALGASVGLIGYGLKDHQRDLAVLAGIFIIVMGMHLTGLLRIPVLYRTYAVPVGAGAGGGTLSVGGGAGGKRAGGRLAALGYGRSSLVGAGFALGWTPCIGPVLGSILTLAQAQGTVGRSILLLVFYSLGLGVPFIVTGMAVGSVTGYLKRINRFLPAIEVGSGALLIFVGVLLIAGRMTMFNSYFDHFGRLSRGL comes from the coding sequence GTGAGCATCGACGGCCTGTTCGGTCCCTTCGTGGCGTTTCTGGCAGGGCTGCTCTCGTTTCTCTCGCCCTGCGTGCTGCCGCTGGTGCCGGTCTACATCGCGCAGATGGCCGGCACGGCCACGGACGGCGGCGCCAGCCGGCGCGTCACGCTCACGCACGCGCTCAGCTTCGTCGCCGGCTTCTCGCTGGTCTTCATCGCGCTCGGCGCCTCGGTCGGCCTGATCGGCTACGGGCTGAAAGACCACCAGCGCGACCTGGCCGTGCTCGCCGGAATCTTCATCATCGTGATGGGCATGCATCTCACCGGGCTGCTGCGCATTCCCGTCCTCTACCGCACGTACGCGGTGCCCGTGGGCGCCGGCGCGGGCGGCGGCACGCTGAGCGTTGGCGGCGGCGCCGGCGGCAAACGCGCGGGCGGACGGCTGGCGGCGCTGGGCTACGGCCGCTCATCGCTGGTGGGCGCGGGCTTCGCCCTGGGCTGGACGCCCTGCATCGGTCCCGTGCTGGGCAGCATTCTTACTCTGGCCCAGGCGCAGGGCACCGTCGGCCGGTCGATCCTGCTGTTGGTCTTCTACTCGCTGGGGCTGGGCGTGCCCTTCATCGTCACTGGCATGGCGGTGGGTTCGGTGACCGGCTATCTGAAGCGCATTAACCGCTTCCTGCCGGCGATCGAAGTGGGCAGCGGCGCCCTGCTGATCTTCGTCGGTGTGCTGCTGATCGCCGGGCGCATGACGATGTTCAACAGCTACTTCGACCACTTCGGCCGCCTCTCCCGCGGACTCTGA
- a CDS encoding carboxymuconolactone decarboxylase family protein, protein MILRCAATQQSTYEWHQHVRIATGEGLSVAEINAVRAWQDAACFSPAERALLAYVDALAIASRPDAAVYAAFAAGRTPGEVVGVTMLITLYFHLARIMAALDLETEAPFVGWIVPEK, encoded by the coding sequence GTGATCCTGCGCTGCGCGGCCACGCAACAGAGCACCTACGAATGGCACCAGCATGTGCGCATCGCCACCGGCGAAGGGCTGAGTGTGGCCGAGATCAACGCCGTGCGCGCCTGGCAGGACGCCGCCTGCTTCTCCCCGGCCGAGCGGGCGCTGCTTGCCTACGTGGATGCGCTCGCGATCGCCAGCCGGCCCGACGCCGCCGTGTACGCCGCCTTCGCGGCCGGCCGCACGCCCGGCGAGGTCGTGGGTGTGACGATGCTGATCACGCTCTACTTCCACCTTGCGCGCATCATGGCCGCGCTTGACCTGGAGACCGAGGCTCCGTTCGTCGGCTGGATCGTGCCGGAAAAGTAG
- a CDS encoding class I SAM-dependent methyltransferase: protein MPRGWQWDPTLFRGSARYYVQGRLPYPAALAPVLAAALQLDGRGRLLDVGCGPGIIALRLAHLFEQAVGLDPDAEMLAEARRGAAEQQIGNARWLQALAEHLPLRPGSVRVATFAASFHWMERDRVAAAVLRLLEPGGAFVQVSAPQDGAASTGLLPHPAPPRAQIDALLRRYLGPERRAGQGVLRYGTPGDELAVLRRAGFPEPQIVTIPGGELIVRSIDDLVAAQLSQSSSAPHLFGAQAGAFEAELRRLLDASSPSGLFAQQMGDTELRIWRTPAR, encoded by the coding sequence ATGCCGCGCGGCTGGCAGTGGGATCCAACGCTGTTTCGAGGCAGCGCCCGCTACTACGTGCAGGGGCGGCTGCCCTATCCTGCTGCCCTCGCCCCGGTACTGGCGGCGGCGCTGCAGCTCGACGGCCGTGGTCGGCTGCTCGATGTCGGCTGCGGCCCGGGGATCATCGCCCTGCGGCTGGCGCACCTGTTCGAGCAGGCCGTCGGCCTCGACCCCGACGCGGAGATGCTGGCCGAGGCGCGGCGCGGCGCCGCCGAGCAGCAGATCGGCAATGCGCGCTGGCTGCAGGCGCTGGCCGAGCATCTGCCGCTGCGTCCCGGCAGCGTACGCGTGGCGACGTTCGCCGCCTCGTTTCACTGGATGGAGCGCGACCGCGTGGCTGCCGCCGTGCTGAGGCTGCTGGAGCCGGGCGGGGCGTTCGTGCAAGTGAGTGCGCCGCAGGACGGCGCGGCAAGCACTGGCCTCTTGCCCCACCCCGCGCCGCCGCGTGCGCAGATCGATGCGCTGCTGCGACGCTACCTCGGCCCGGAGCGGAGGGCGGGGCAAGGCGTGCTGCGCTACGGCACGCCTGGCGACGAGCTGGCCGTGCTGCGCCGCGCCGGCTTCCCGGAGCCGCAGATCGTGACGATTCCCGGCGGCGAGTTGATCGTGCGCTCGATCGATGACCTCGTTGCCGCCCAACTCTCCCAGTCGAGCTCGGCGCCCCACCTCTTCGGCGCCCAGGCCGGCGCTTTCGAGGCAGAGCTGCGCCGGCTGCTGGATGCCAGCTCGCCCTCCGGCCTCTTCGCGCAGCAGATGGGAGACACCGAGCTGCGCATCTGGCGGACGCCGGCGCGCTGA
- a CDS encoding CoA transferase yields the protein MTTDPSLPFAGLRVADFSWVGVGPLTAKYFADHGATTVRVETSQPPDILRVNGPFTDGVFGVNRSHFFGMCNSSKLSIALNLKHPQGQAVARRLIAWADLYLESFTAGTIAELGLGYETARALNPGIIMASTCLMGQTGPAASLAGYGTHAAAISGFVEITGWPDRAPAGPYAAYTDLLAPRFLAASLMAALDHRRRTGEGQYVEQSQMEAALHFLAPELLAYQASGELPQRRGNRSPDSAPHGVYPCLGEDEWCAIAVETDEQWQALRRALGEPAWMADPALDQVADRLAAEETINRGLADWTSQRERYALMEQLQRAGVPAGVVQRSSDLQRDPQLAHRRFFTPLEHPEMGTVPYEGHQFRIAGYDGGPRLPAPCLGEHTVEVLRDLLGMSDDEIAEVAAGGALI from the coding sequence ATGACGACAGACCCTTCGCTGCCCTTCGCCGGGCTGCGCGTGGCCGACTTCTCCTGGGTGGGCGTTGGACCGCTTACGGCCAAGTACTTCGCCGACCACGGCGCCACCACCGTACGCGTGGAGACCTCGCAGCCGCCGGACATTCTGCGCGTCAACGGGCCGTTCACGGACGGCGTCTTCGGCGTCAACCGCTCGCACTTCTTCGGCATGTGCAACTCCTCCAAGCTCTCGATCGCGCTCAACCTGAAGCATCCCCAGGGTCAGGCCGTGGCCCGCCGGCTGATCGCCTGGGCGGACCTCTACCTGGAGTCGTTCACCGCGGGCACGATCGCCGAATTGGGTCTTGGGTACGAAACGGCCCGCGCCCTGAATCCGGGGATCATCATGGCCAGCACCTGTTTGATGGGGCAGACGGGGCCGGCGGCGTCGCTTGCGGGCTACGGCACGCACGCGGCCGCGATCTCCGGCTTCGTCGAGATCACGGGCTGGCCAGACCGCGCGCCGGCCGGACCATACGCGGCCTATACCGACCTGCTGGCGCCGCGCTTCCTCGCCGCCAGCCTGATGGCCGCGCTCGATCATCGACGGCGCACGGGCGAGGGGCAGTACGTCGAGCAGTCGCAGATGGAGGCGGCGCTGCACTTCCTGGCGCCGGAGCTGCTGGCGTATCAGGCCAGCGGCGAGTTGCCACAGCGCCGGGGCAATCGGTCGCCGGATTCTGCGCCGCACGGCGTCTATCCCTGCCTGGGGGAAGACGAGTGGTGTGCAATCGCGGTCGAAACGGACGAGCAGTGGCAGGCGCTGCGCCGCGCCCTGGGCGAGCCGGCGTGGATGGCGGATCCGGCGCTCGATCAGGTCGCCGACCGCCTCGCCGCCGAGGAGACGATCAACCGCGGGCTGGCTGACTGGACCTCGCAGCGCGAGCGTTATGCGCTGATGGAACAGTTGCAGCGGGCCGGAGTGCCGGCGGGTGTGGTGCAGCGTTCCAGCGACCTGCAGCGCGACCCGCAGCTCGCGCACCGCCGCTTCTTCACGCCGCTTGAGCACCCGGAGATGGGCACGGTGCCCTACGAAGGGCACCAGTTCCGCATCGCCGGCTACGACGGCGGCCCGCGCCTGCCGGCGCCCTGCCTGGGTGAGCACACGGTCGAGGTGCTGCGCGATCTGCTGGGCATGAGCGACGACGAGATCGCGGAGGTAGCCGCCGGCGGCGCCCTGATCTGA
- a CDS encoding CoA transferase → MLSPYRVLDLTDNRAALGAQILADLGAEVITIEPPGGSPERGDPPGANAGLQFAAYNRNKRSVTLDLDAADGRATFLDLVATADFLFENDEPGAMAARDLGFEALRQHNPRLIYVAISPFGQDGPYRGFLASDLTLSALSGQMAMYGDADRPPVRMSVPQAWRHGAAESAVGAMVALQRRTQTGEAQFVDVSLQAALILTAVNAAIASAIQGKDFNRNGSKVQLGLYTAPTIFACADGYAVLFSQNLWPKLVGWMVADGQLPESWLSDVNWATFFPDFLSGKPVKHSYDELVEYASAYVAKFPAQALFRRGLDVGVFIAPVNTLAEVMAFDQLEARGYWQPMRLPDGREVRAPGPFVRASATPLRYARGVPAPGEGNAEFLSARAAAGSVQPERDP, encoded by the coding sequence ATGCTCAGCCCCTACCGTGTGCTGGACCTCACCGACAATCGCGCCGCGCTCGGCGCCCAGATCCTCGCAGACCTGGGCGCCGAGGTGATCACGATCGAGCCGCCCGGGGGCAGCCCCGAGCGCGGCGACCCGCCGGGAGCGAACGCCGGCCTGCAGTTCGCGGCCTACAACCGCAACAAGCGCAGCGTCACGCTCGACCTCGACGCCGCCGACGGCCGCGCAACCTTCCTCGACCTGGTGGCCACGGCGGACTTTCTCTTCGAGAACGACGAGCCCGGCGCGATGGCCGCCCGCGACCTCGGCTTCGAGGCGTTGCGGCAGCACAACCCGCGGCTGATCTACGTGGCGATCTCGCCCTTCGGCCAGGACGGGCCGTACCGGGGCTTTCTCGCGAGCGACCTCACGCTTTCGGCTCTCAGCGGCCAGATGGCGATGTACGGCGATGCCGACCGCCCGCCCGTGCGCATGTCGGTGCCGCAGGCTTGGCGGCACGGCGCCGCGGAAAGCGCGGTGGGCGCGATGGTCGCCTTGCAGCGCCGCACGCAAACGGGCGAGGCGCAGTTCGTGGACGTCTCACTGCAGGCGGCGCTGATCCTGACGGCCGTGAACGCCGCGATCGCATCGGCGATCCAGGGCAAGGACTTCAACCGCAACGGCAGCAAGGTGCAGCTCGGCCTCTACACCGCGCCGACGATCTTCGCCTGCGCCGACGGCTACGCGGTGCTCTTCTCGCAAAACCTCTGGCCGAAGCTCGTGGGCTGGATGGTGGCAGACGGCCAGCTGCCCGAGTCGTGGCTGAGCGACGTCAACTGGGCGACGTTCTTCCCCGACTTTCTCTCCGGCAAGCCGGTGAAGCATTCGTACGACGAGCTGGTGGAGTACGCCTCGGCCTATGTGGCGAAATTTCCAGCGCAGGCGCTCTTCCGTCGCGGCCTGGACGTGGGCGTGTTCATTGCGCCAGTGAACACGCTGGCGGAAGTGATGGCGTTTGACCAGCTTGAGGCGCGGGGCTACTGGCAGCCCATGCGCCTGCCCGATGGCCGCGAGGTGCGGGCGCCGGGGCCGTTCGTCCGTGCCAGCGCCACGCCGCTCCGCTACGCCCGCGGCGTGCCGGCGCCCGGCGAAGGCAATGCCGAGTTTCTGAGCGCCCGCGCCGCCGCGGGCAGCGTTCAACCGGAGCGCGATCCATGA
- a CDS encoding nitroreductase family deazaflavin-dependent oxidoreductase, which produces MAEQGEAAARAETWQQEHARRYLASNGADGHIWSGVPTLLLTTTGRHTGEPRLTPLIYGKDGDRYLIVASRGGAPDHPHWYKNLAANPEVQLQVGAERFAARARTANAEEKPALWKAMTQIWSGYDEYQAKTSREIPLVILERV; this is translated from the coding sequence ATGGCCGAGCAGGGCGAGGCGGCGGCCAGGGCCGAGACCTGGCAGCAGGAACACGCGCGGCGCTATCTCGCGTCAAATGGCGCGGACGGGCATATCTGGAGCGGCGTGCCCACGCTGCTGCTGACGACGACGGGCCGCCACACGGGCGAGCCGCGCCTCACGCCCCTGATCTACGGCAAGGACGGCGACCGCTACCTGATCGTGGCCTCGCGCGGGGGTGCGCCCGATCACCCGCACTGGTACAAGAACCTCGCTGCCAACCCCGAGGTGCAGTTGCAGGTCGGCGCCGAACGCTTCGCCGCCCGCGCCCGCACCGCGAACGCCGAGGAGAAGCCGGCGCTCTGGAAGGCGATGACGCAAATCTGGTCCGGCTACGACGAGTACCAGGCGAAGACCAGCCGCGAAATCCCGCTCGTGATCCTCGAGCGGGTCTGA